One Sulfurirhabdus autotrophica DNA window includes the following coding sequences:
- the htpG gene encoding molecular chaperone HtpG — protein sequence MTGETHKETLGFQAEVQQLMKLMIHSLYSNKEIFLRELISNASDASDKLRFEGLTDEALYENDSDLKIRISFDKAARTLSISDNGIGMSRSEVIENVGTIAKSGTKEFFQSLTGDQAKDSHLIGQFGVGFYSAFIVADKVTLITRRAGLTKEHGVCWESGGEGDYTLETVEKETRGTDVILHLREGEDELLSGMRLRGIIRKYSDHITLPIVMKKEEWDKDKSENVVTDEDETVNQANALWARPKNEITQEQYEEFYKHVAHDFEPPLAYTHSKVEGKQEYTQLLYVPSRAPFDLWDRENRHGIKLYIRRVFIMDDAEQLMPYYMRFVRGVIDSNDLPLNVSREILQHSKDIDAMRIGSVKKVLSMLEDLAENHKEKYATFWKEFGLVLKEGVGEDFSNKERIAKLLRFASTHTDTDAQDVSLEDYVSRMKEGQDTIYFVTADSFAAAKNSPHLEIFRKKGIEVILLHERVDEWMVSHLTEFDGKSMKSVAKGDLDLGKLQDESEKAELEKEADEFKELTDKIKEVLGDKVKEVRTTNRLTSSPACLVAGAQDLSGNLERMLKAAGQNVPHSTPVLEINPQHPIVQKIKSEAGQERFFDWSFILFDQAMLSEGGQLEDPAGFVHRLNGLMLALATH from the coding sequence ATGACTGGGGAAACTCACAAGGAAACACTTGGCTTTCAGGCTGAAGTCCAGCAATTAATGAAACTGATGATTCACTCCTTGTACAGCAACAAGGAAATTTTTTTGCGGGAGCTGATTTCGAATGCTTCTGACGCATCAGATAAATTGCGCTTTGAGGGGCTTACCGACGAAGCGCTATATGAAAATGACAGTGATCTGAAAATCCGCATTTCGTTTGATAAAGCGGCTCGTACCCTGAGTATTTCCGATAATGGTATTGGTATGTCCCGCAGTGAAGTGATAGAGAATGTCGGAACCATTGCAAAATCAGGCACCAAAGAGTTTTTTCAATCATTAACTGGTGATCAGGCCAAGGATTCACACCTGATTGGACAGTTTGGTGTCGGTTTTTATTCAGCCTTTATTGTTGCGGATAAAGTGACTTTGATCACACGTCGCGCTGGGCTGACTAAAGAGCATGGCGTGTGCTGGGAATCTGGCGGTGAGGGCGACTATACGCTGGAAACAGTAGAAAAGGAAACTCGTGGAACGGATGTAATTTTGCATCTGCGTGAAGGCGAAGATGAGTTGCTCAGCGGAATGCGTTTACGCGGCATAATCCGTAAATATTCAGACCATATCACCTTGCCGATTGTCATGAAGAAGGAAGAGTGGGATAAGGACAAGAGCGAGAATGTTGTAACCGATGAAGATGAAACGGTTAACCAGGCAAATGCATTGTGGGCACGACCAAAGAATGAAATAACTCAGGAGCAGTATGAGGAGTTTTATAAGCACGTTGCGCATGATTTCGAGCCGCCGCTTGCTTATACCCATAGCAAAGTAGAAGGTAAACAGGAGTATACACAGCTGTTGTATGTGCCTTCCCGTGCGCCGTTTGATTTGTGGGATAGAGAGAACCGTCATGGCATAAAGCTGTATATTCGTCGCGTATTTATTATGGACGATGCCGAACAGTTGATGCCTTACTACATGCGCTTTGTTCGTGGAGTAATTGATTCAAATGATCTGCCGCTGAATGTATCCCGTGAAATATTGCAGCACAGTAAAGACATTGATGCGATGCGCATTGGCTCCGTAAAAAAGGTTCTTTCCATGCTGGAAGATCTTGCGGAAAACCATAAAGAAAAATATGCCACATTCTGGAAAGAATTTGGTCTGGTGCTGAAAGAAGGTGTCGGTGAAGATTTCTCTAATAAAGAGCGCATAGCGAAATTATTGCGTTTTGCTTCAACCCATACTGACACTGATGCTCAGGATGTAAGCCTGGAAGATTATGTTTCCCGCATGAAAGAAGGGCAGGACACGATCTACTTTGTAACTGCAGATAGCTTTGCTGCAGCAAAAAACAGTCCTCATCTGGAGATTTTCCGCAAGAAAGGCATTGAAGTCATATTGCTGCACGAGCGCGTAGATGAGTGGATGGTGTCGCATCTTACTGAATTTGATGGTAAATCCATGAAGTCTGTTGCCAAGGGTGATTTGGACTTGGGTAAACTGCAGGATGAATCGGAAAAGGCCGAGCTTGAAAAAGAAGCTGATGAATTCAAGGAATTGACCGACAAAATCAAGGAAGTACTTGGCGACAAGGTTAAAGAGGTGCGCACTACTAATCGTCTGACCAGTTCGCCAGCTTGCCTGGTTGCGGGTGCGCAGGATTTAAGTGGTAACCTTGAACGTATGCTTAAAGCGGCTGGACAAAATGTGCCTCATAGCACACCTGTACTGGAAATTAATCCCCAGCACCCGATCGTTCAGAAAATCAAGTCAGAAGCGGGGCAGGAGCGTTTTTTTGACTGGAGTTTTATTCTTTTTGATCAGGCGATGCTTTCAGAAGGTGGTCAACTGGAAGATCCTGCCGGTTTTGTGCATCGTCTGAATGGTTTGATGCTGGCGCTTGCGACTCACTAA
- a CDS encoding bifunctional diguanylate cyclase/phosphodiesterase, translating to MNKSLGLPKTIGFFSLKWKVMLLLSLVLLIINGSFTLLNYLNLQQQFEDSRRAFRLQHEQLLQGLLKQSTSRLQQLGSLIPDLPLMKESLESSRANLVQDAFESHWSSMQLDMGLDGVRFYSEAGELLANWDNFEDSPVSERLRSEYVKQVHIKEKPVSYIDCLNGCIQNMVIPVLVKGKYVGALFVSASLADVILAFKQISGSDVGLLVPYDQEKSLKSTYRALPALKSRVVALSGAENNLPILDLLPFQGKADQHQMTVNQLSLKDFNFEIARIPLLVANYPGQANFVMIFDITESMAKIRNANWKGFVAGLLGLLLSEILLLAFLWLPMMRLRRTAQTIPMLGQGEFELVRSSIRQHVRKSGHIDEIDLLDETAVALADRLESLNEEVAQRADVLAKLVSELSKEKDFVTGLLDTAQAIIITQNRQGRIMMANGYAQKIFGYTHSEIIGMDFAKHFSNELEVEKRRIEFAQLISQEDGHLSNECRILARDGRLHNIIWSHSRLYSMNPDDPVVLSVGLDITELRQAEKQVSFLADFDSLTGLMNRRRFDEELRIILDSVSADGTSGALLSFDVDEFKYVNDTGGHDVGDALLKAVATELQSLTPKPALTGRMGGDDFVVAFSQMDAAGAIQMARKINLQLGKIELPGAWKSHKITVCIGIVIFPQYGNTPQEVFTYSDLAMFQAKAKGRGNWHLYAPDTQLMERITKRVHWAENIEKALAEDRFELFFQPIMSIAEKTVSHYETLIRIRKRDGTLAMPGDFIGVAEETGLIRSIDHMVLSKAIRKLAELEKMNNSVMLSINLSGRSFEDPILVDLLKRELERYQVNPENLIFEITETAAVEDFQAARALMQSIKELGCTFALDDFGIGFSSFHYVKQLPVDYVKIDGSFIRNLTQNPDDQVFVKVLVEAARGFGKKTVAEFVENAEILALLKGYGVDYAQGYYIGKPDKEISFTAVFE from the coding sequence TTGAATAAATCTTTGGGATTACCCAAAACAATTGGTTTCTTTAGTCTGAAGTGGAAAGTAATGCTTCTGCTCAGCCTTGTATTGCTTATCATCAACGGTTCATTCACCTTATTAAATTACCTCAATCTCCAGCAACAATTTGAAGATTCACGAAGAGCATTTCGCTTGCAGCATGAACAGTTACTGCAAGGGTTGCTGAAGCAATCTACTTCAAGGCTGCAGCAATTAGGAAGTTTAATCCCGGATTTGCCGCTGATGAAAGAGTCACTGGAATCTTCTCGAGCAAACCTTGTGCAGGACGCATTTGAGAGCCACTGGTCTTCCATGCAATTGGATATGGGACTCGATGGCGTTCGTTTTTATAGTGAGGCAGGTGAGTTATTAGCTAACTGGGATAATTTCGAAGACTCGCCAGTGTCTGAACGGCTTAGAAGTGAATATGTCAAGCAGGTGCATATAAAGGAAAAACCAGTTAGTTACATCGATTGTTTGAATGGCTGTATACAGAATATGGTGATTCCAGTTTTGGTTAAAGGTAAATATGTAGGTGCTTTGTTTGTTTCTGCATCCCTTGCGGACGTTATTCTTGCGTTTAAACAGATTTCTGGATCAGATGTCGGTTTGCTTGTGCCTTACGACCAGGAAAAAAGTCTTAAGTCTACCTACCGTGCTCTTCCGGCACTTAAATCCAGAGTGGTAGCGCTCTCCGGAGCTGAAAATAACCTGCCTATATTGGATCTGCTCCCTTTTCAAGGTAAAGCTGATCAACATCAAATGACCGTAAATCAATTGAGTTTAAAAGATTTTAACTTCGAAATTGCAAGGATTCCATTACTCGTTGCCAATTACCCAGGACAGGCAAATTTCGTGATGATTTTTGATATTACGGAATCAATGGCAAAAATACGGAATGCAAACTGGAAAGGGTTTGTGGCTGGTTTGCTCGGTTTGTTGTTGTCAGAAATATTGCTGCTTGCGTTTTTGTGGCTACCAATGATGCGTTTGCGCCGTACTGCTCAGACAATTCCGATGTTGGGGCAGGGTGAATTTGAATTGGTTCGTTCCAGCATCCGTCAGCATGTCCGAAAAAGCGGGCATATTGATGAAATTGACCTGCTTGATGAAACGGCTGTAGCGTTGGCAGACCGCCTTGAAAGCTTGAATGAAGAAGTTGCGCAACGTGCAGATGTGCTGGCAAAACTGGTTAGCGAACTTTCCAAGGAAAAGGATTTTGTAACAGGTTTACTGGATACCGCACAAGCGATCATTATTACCCAGAATCGGCAGGGGCGTATCATGATGGCAAATGGATACGCCCAGAAGATATTTGGTTATACGCACTCTGAAATAATAGGGATGGACTTTGCCAAGCATTTTAGTAACGAATTGGAAGTGGAAAAACGCCGAATTGAATTTGCACAGCTGATTTCTCAGGAAGATGGCCATTTAAGTAATGAGTGCCGTATTTTGGCCAGAGATGGGAGGCTGCATAATATTATTTGGTCACATTCCCGGCTCTATAGTATGAATCCTGACGATCCCGTAGTTTTGTCTGTTGGATTGGATATTACTGAACTTCGCCAGGCAGAAAAACAGGTTTCATTCCTTGCTGATTTTGATTCGCTGACCGGATTAATGAACCGAAGACGGTTTGATGAAGAATTACGTATTATTCTGGATTCGGTTTCAGCGGATGGTACATCCGGCGCGTTACTGAGTTTTGATGTGGATGAATTTAAATATGTGAATGATACGGGGGGGCATGATGTTGGTGATGCGCTTTTAAAGGCGGTGGCCACGGAATTGCAGTCATTGACGCCTAAACCTGCATTAACTGGCCGGATGGGAGGAGATGATTTTGTCGTTGCATTTTCCCAGATGGATGCGGCCGGTGCCATTCAAATGGCAAGAAAAATTAATCTGCAACTGGGTAAAATTGAGTTACCTGGTGCATGGAAATCTCATAAGATTACCGTGTGTATTGGTATAGTCATCTTTCCCCAATACGGTAATACACCCCAGGAAGTATTTACTTATTCTGACCTTGCCATGTTCCAGGCGAAAGCGAAGGGGCGAGGAAACTGGCATTTATATGCGCCGGATACTCAACTCATGGAACGAATTACAAAACGCGTTCACTGGGCAGAAAATATCGAAAAGGCGCTTGCAGAAGACAGGTTCGAGCTATTTTTTCAGCCTATCATGTCAATAGCAGAAAAAACCGTATCTCATTATGAAACATTAATACGGATACGCAAACGGGATGGCACCCTCGCAATGCCCGGTGATTTCATCGGGGTGGCAGAGGAAACCGGCTTGATACGATCAATTGATCATATGGTATTAAGCAAGGCGATACGAAAACTTGCGGAACTTGAGAAGATGAATAATAGCGTCATGCTTTCCATTAATCTCTCCGGCCGCAGTTTTGAAGACCCGATTCTGGTCGATTTGTTGAAGCGTGAATTGGAACGATATCAGGTCAATCCAGAAAATCTGATTTTTGAAATTACAGAAACGGCAGCTGTTGAAGACTTTCAAGCAGCAAGAGCTTTGATGCAAAGTATTAAGGAATTAGGGTGCACATTTGCATTGGATGATTTTGGAATTGGTTTTTCATCATTTCACTATGTGAAACAATTGCCTGTAGATTATGTCAAAATCGATGGTTCATTTATACGTAACCTGACCCAGAATCCGGATGATCAGGTTTTTGTCAAAGTCTTGGTTGAAGCAGCAAGAGGGTTTGGTAAGAAGACAGTTGCAGAATTTGTTGAAAATGCCGAAATTCTTGCTTTGTTGAAGGGATACGGAGTGGATTACGCTCAAGGGTATTACATAGGTAAACCAGACAAGGAAATTTCCTTCACAGCCGTTTTTGAATGA